A stretch of candidate division KSB1 bacterium DNA encodes these proteins:
- a CDS encoding DNA-binding response regulator, producing the protein MKKTVLIYGALLAVLVILLRVLEYRFFVRDLSLEIYIGIIAILFTSLGIWFGLKLIDRQKSKAISQSGLDDFVINSEKLKSHGISDRELEVLQLIASGLSNQEIANKLFVSLHTIKTHSANLYSKLDVKRRTQAIRKAREISHSE; encoded by the coding sequence ATGAAAAAAACCGTACTCATTTACGGCGCTTTACTGGCCGTGCTCGTTATTCTCCTCCGGGTTCTGGAATACCGCTTTTTTGTCAGAGATCTGTCGCTCGAAATTTATATAGGAATTATTGCCATTTTATTTACCTCCCTGGGTATTTGGTTTGGATTAAAGCTGATTGATAGGCAGAAGTCAAAAGCGATCTCCCAAAGCGGCTTAGATGATTTTGTAATCAATTCTGAAAAACTAAAGTCACATGGCATCAGTGACAGAGAGTTGGAAGTTTTGCAACTTATAGCCAGTGGCTTATCAAACCAGGAAATCGCCAATAAATTATTTGTGTCCCTGCACACTATAAAAACTCATTCCGCTAATTTATACAGCAAGCTCGATGTAAAACGCCGCACGCAAGCCATCCGCAAAGCACGGGAGATCAGCCACTCTGAATAA